From the genome of Planctomycetota bacterium:
ACCTTGATCGTCGTGCAGCCGCAGGACGTGGTGACGGACGAAATCGTGATCGGCGTCGTGCCGGCGTTGGTGAACTGAAACTTCCCCGTCGCCGACACGTCCGCCGGCGCGGCCTCGAGGCGCACTTCATGCTCCCGCCATTTGAGCTGCGCCTGTGCCGGCGCCGTCACACTGATCGCCGCCATCCATATCCCGGCGCCGCAAATCC
Proteins encoded in this window:
- a CDS encoding DUF1573 domain-containing protein produces the protein ICGAGIWMAAISVTAPAQAQLKWREHEVRLEAAPADVSATGKFQFTNAGTTPITISSVTTSCGCTTIKVNKDH